From Toxorhynchites rutilus septentrionalis strain SRP chromosome 2, ASM2978413v1, whole genome shotgun sequence, a single genomic window includes:
- the LOC129770841 gene encoding uncharacterized protein LOC129770841 → MGCGPSNSAAVPVDGDNTSNGSKGTYPPPEAFEIPLDVDNPESLIKKHPPKRLKRLEERPTTPKSIEDLEEKLATAEMRRQQFLASRCNKTTTIEKAENGENADVNVIKEEDEGEGEEDENLEDNKTDEAIINDPETGEEKSDNNEKG, encoded by the exons ATGGGATGTGGGCCTTCCAACTCGGCAGCAGTTCCAGTGGACGGTGATAATACATCGAATGGATCGAAAGGGACTTACC CGCCACCAGAGGCCTTCGAGATACCTCTGGACGTTGACAATCCCGAGAGTCTCATTAAAAAGCACCCACCGAAGCGACTCAAGCGTCTCGAGGAACGACCGACCACCCCCAAGAGCATCGAGGATCTGGAGGAGAAACTTGCCACCGCGGAAATGAGACGTCAGCAG TTTTTGGCTAGCCGCTGTAATAAAACAACCACGATAGAGAAGGCAGAAAACGGAGAAAATGCCGATGTAAATGTCATCAAAGAAGAGGACGAGGGAGAAGGGGAAGAGGATGAAAATCTGGAAGATAACAAAACTGATGAGGCAATTATCAATGATCCCGAAACAGGAGAAGAAAAAAGTGATAACAATGAGAAAGGTTAA